One region of Streptomyces sp. CG4 genomic DNA includes:
- a CDS encoding DUF5324 family protein, with product MTRIDSVRAATGSAKDSVLHAAEVVAPYADTARERAALYAQEARVRLAPVMSQAAEQARVQYDVRLAPRLEQARAHVPPKMDGAAHEAAVRARKAARQAAEYSRPRIEQARAAAGPVRDEAAARGAAALAALRGEVSAEEIQRLARRNRRRARVGRGVKVMTLLTVAGGAAFAAWKWWDKQANPDWLVEPPAATEVPESGGRLSSVDGTGPSVLDPEVQAKQAEEDAADQDDQ from the coding sequence GTGACCCGCATCGACAGCGTGCGCGCCGCGACCGGCTCGGCGAAGGACAGCGTGCTGCACGCCGCGGAAGTGGTGGCGCCTTACGCCGACACGGCCAGGGAGCGTGCCGCGCTCTATGCGCAGGAGGCACGCGTACGGCTGGCGCCGGTGATGTCGCAGGCAGCTGAACAGGCCCGTGTGCAGTACGACGTGCGGCTGGCTCCGCGGCTGGAGCAGGCGCGTGCGCATGTGCCGCCGAAGATGGATGGGGCGGCGCACGAGGCCGCCGTTCGTGCGCGTAAGGCCGCCCGGCAGGCCGCCGAGTATTCGCGTCCGAGGATCGAGCAGGCTCGCGCGGCGGCCGGCCCGGTCCGTGACGAGGCCGCCGCGCGGGGTGCTGCCGCGCTGGCCGCGCTGCGGGGTGAGGTCTCTGCGGAGGAGATTCAGCGGCTGGCGCGCAGGAACAGGCGTCGGGCCAGGGTCGGCCGTGGTGTGAAGGTGATGACGCTGCTGACGGTGGCCGGTGGGGCTGCCTTCGCGGCCTGGAAGTGGTGGGACAAGCAGGCGAACCCGGATTGGCTGGTCGAGCCGCCGGCCGCGACGGAGGTGCCCGAGTCGGGTGGCCGGCTGAGCTCGGTGGACGGCACCGGGCCCTCGGTGCTGGATCCCGAGGTCCAGGCGAAGCAGGCCGAGGAGGATGCCGCGGACCAGGACGATCAGTAG
- a CDS encoding DUF881 domain-containing protein: MSNSADSPGTGATGSGPGRILRFRPVRMLTAAVFALAGLIFFTSFNTAKGTDIRQDGSLLKLSDLIQQRSRKNKELDDSNAALRGSVESHAESDDGSSKAQDRKLSGLEQGAGTRPLNGHGLTVTLNDAPPNATARLPGYPEPQPDYLVIHQQDLQAVVNALWQGGAQGIKVMDQRLISTSAVRCVGNTLILQGRVYSPPYKITAIGDPDKLQQALAASKAIQTYMVYVNVYGLGWKVTDDGTVTLPGYSGTVDLHYAKPVQ, from the coding sequence TTGAGCAATTCTGCCGACTCCCCCGGGACCGGGGCAACGGGCTCCGGCCCTGGCCGCATACTGCGTTTCCGCCCGGTGCGGATGCTCACGGCGGCCGTCTTCGCTCTCGCGGGGCTCATCTTCTTCACCAGCTTCAACACGGCCAAGGGCACGGACATCCGGCAGGACGGCTCCCTGCTGAAGCTGTCCGACCTGATCCAGCAGCGCAGCCGCAAGAACAAGGAGCTGGACGACTCCAACGCGGCCCTGCGCGGGAGTGTCGAGTCCCACGCCGAGAGCGACGACGGCAGCAGCAAGGCGCAGGACCGCAAGCTCAGCGGATTGGAGCAGGGCGCCGGCACCAGGCCGCTGAACGGCCACGGCCTGACCGTCACCCTGAATGACGCCCCGCCCAACGCCACCGCCAGGCTTCCCGGCTATCCCGAGCCGCAGCCCGACTACCTGGTCATCCACCAGCAGGATCTGCAGGCCGTGGTGAACGCGCTGTGGCAGGGCGGTGCCCAGGGCATCAAGGTGATGGATCAGCGGCTGATCTCCACGAGCGCGGTGCGGTGTGTCGGCAACACGCTGATTCTTCAGGGGCGGGTCTACTCGCCGCCGTACAAGATCACGGCGATCGGGGATCCGGACAAGCTGCAGCAGGCGCTGGCGGCGAGCAAGGCGATCCAGACGTACATGGTGTACGTCAATGTCTATGGTCTCGGCTGGAAAGTGACCGACGACGGGACGGTGACTCTTCCCGGCTACTCGGGCACAGTGGATCTGCACTACGCGAAGCCCGTGCAGTAG
- the crgA gene encoding cell division protein CrgA codes for MPKSRIRKKADYTPPAAKQAQAIKLNSRAWVAPVMLAMFVIGLAWIVVFYVTDGSLPIDALDNWNIVVGFGFIAAGFGVSTQWK; via the coding sequence GTGCCGAAGTCACGTATCCGCAAGAAGGCCGACTACACGCCGCCGGCGGCGAAGCAGGCGCAGGCGATCAAGCTGAACAGCCGCGCCTGGGTCGCGCCCGTCATGCTGGCCATGTTCGTCATCGGCCTGGCCTGGATCGTCGTCTTCTATGTGACGGACGGGTCGCTGCCCATTGACGCCCTGGACAACTGGAACATCGTCGTCGGCTTCGGCTTCATCGCCGCCGGCTTCGGTGTCTCCACCCAGTGGAAGTAG
- a CDS encoding TetR/AcrR family transcriptional regulator — protein sequence MGHREDLLEGAKRCLLEKGFARTSARDIVKESGANLASIGYHYGSKDELLAQAYIALIEGMAGAFEGDGGGEPKGAAGSLERFRAVWSNVVGTLREPGSVWRLSMEIVVMGDQLPELRDHLSRAQREASRGFVSLLMGAHEEDVTDAVADTLGSLYATLLLGLIAQWTFDPKTAPDADALAEGLHQVVEGVRRAE from the coding sequence ATGGGACATCGTGAGGATTTGCTCGAAGGTGCCAAGCGCTGCCTGCTGGAGAAGGGCTTCGCTCGGACGAGTGCGCGCGACATCGTCAAGGAGTCGGGTGCGAACCTGGCCTCGATCGGTTACCACTACGGCTCGAAGGACGAGTTGCTGGCACAGGCCTACATCGCGCTGATCGAGGGCATGGCCGGAGCCTTCGAGGGAGACGGCGGTGGTGAACCAAAGGGTGCGGCGGGCTCGTTGGAGCGCTTCAGGGCCGTGTGGTCGAACGTCGTCGGCACCCTGCGAGAGCCCGGTTCGGTGTGGCGGCTGAGCATGGAGATCGTGGTCATGGGCGACCAGCTGCCCGAGCTGCGCGACCATCTGTCGCGGGCTCAGCGGGAGGCTTCACGCGGATTCGTGTCGTTGCTCATGGGCGCCCACGAGGAGGACGTCACGGATGCCGTCGCGGACACCCTGGGCAGCCTGTACGCCACGTTGCTGCTCGGCCTCATCGCCCAGTGGACCTTCGACCCGAAGACCGCACCCGACGCCGACGCCCTTGCCGAAGGCCTGCACCAGGTGGTGGAGGGCGTGCGCCGCGCGGAGTGA
- a CDS encoding class E sortase, whose translation MTALRPERETDASYGDQSYEASGALGDWDAAGAGDPYGDSYRPPLDDETMALRVPDAAPGSESEPIRAPVASSASLATGPAVGGRAARRKAAKRRGGRHGGGGREAAAAETPSAAADAESGRPLSRVEARRQARLRKPSPAVIASRVIGEAFITTGVLMLLFVTYQLWWTNVRAQAQAGSEAHQLQDDWASGKRNPGVFAPGQGFAILHIPKLDVVAPIAEGVSTEKVLNKGMVGHYGEAPLKTAMPDAKTGNFGLAAHRNTHGEPFRYINKLKPGDAVVVETQDKYFVYKVTSTLPMTSPSNTSVLDPVPPGSGFTQPGRYITLTTCTPEFTSKYRLVVWGKMVEERPRSKGKPDALIE comes from the coding sequence GTGACCGCGCTGCGCCCGGAGCGCGAGACCGATGCCTCGTACGGGGATCAGTCGTACGAGGCTTCCGGTGCGCTTGGGGACTGGGACGCGGCGGGAGCGGGCGACCCGTACGGCGACTCGTACCGGCCTCCCTTGGACGACGAGACGATGGCGCTGCGGGTGCCCGATGCGGCGCCGGGCTCCGAGAGCGAGCCCATACGCGCCCCTGTGGCCTCTTCCGCCTCCTTGGCCACCGGACCGGCCGTCGGCGGCCGTGCCGCCCGCAGAAAGGCCGCCAAGCGGCGTGGTGGGCGTCATGGTGGCGGCGGCCGGGAGGCGGCAGCCGCCGAGACGCCGTCGGCGGCTGCGGACGCGGAGTCCGGTCGGCCGCTGTCCCGGGTGGAGGCGCGGCGGCAGGCGCGGCTGCGCAAGCCGAGTCCGGCCGTCATCGCGAGCCGGGTGATCGGCGAGGCGTTCATCACCACCGGTGTGCTGATGCTGCTGTTCGTCACGTATCAGCTGTGGTGGACGAACGTCCGTGCCCAGGCCCAGGCGGGCAGCGAGGCGCATCAGCTGCAGGACGACTGGGCGAGCGGCAAGCGCAACCCGGGTGTGTTCGCGCCGGGGCAGGGCTTCGCCATCCTGCACATCCCCAAGCTGGATGTGGTCGCGCCGATCGCGGAGGGCGTGAGCACCGAGAAGGTGCTCAACAAGGGGATGGTCGGTCACTACGGCGAGGCTCCGCTGAAGACGGCGATGCCCGACGCGAAGACCGGGAACTTCGGGCTGGCCGCGCACCGCAACACGCATGGTGAACCGTTCCGGTACATCAACAAGCTCAAGCCCGGTGACGCGGTCGTGGTCGAGACGCAGGACAAGTACTTCGTGTACAAGGTGACCAGCACGTTGCCGATGACATCGCCGTCCAACACGAGTGTGCTGGATCCGGTTCCGCCGGGTTCGGGATTCACCCAACCAGGCCGCTACATCACCCTCACCACGTGTACGCCTGAGTTCACCAGCAAGTACCGGTTGGTGGTCTGGGGCAAGATGGTCGAGGAACGCCCGCGCAGCAAGGGCAAGCCGGACGCGCTCATCGAGTAG
- a CDS encoding DUF4328 domain-containing protein, whose translation MQGPQQGTSTGVSQVGTETYRPLTGAATTATVLISLSLVREILVSVGNWRDYVVVHDYLAGKATLADLQAADSDALTSVLGFWPAFLVWAVAGVAFLVWLWRARINAELISGAAAHRRSRGWTIGAWLTPIANLWFPYQIVSDIWQASAPRQPAPGTLVKAWWVLFVASVYLVKPIQWRMAAQEGSEQDLLANANMSTLLTALYLGAGVLLILVIRRITEWQTNRPVQNAG comes from the coding sequence ATGCAAGGTCCACAGCAGGGCACGTCGACGGGTGTGAGCCAGGTCGGCACGGAGACGTACCGGCCGTTGACCGGTGCGGCCACCACCGCGACCGTACTCATCTCACTGTCGCTCGTGCGCGAGATACTGGTCTCGGTGGGCAACTGGCGCGACTACGTCGTCGTCCACGACTACCTGGCCGGGAAGGCCACACTCGCGGACCTCCAGGCCGCCGACTCCGATGCCCTCACGTCGGTGCTGGGGTTCTGGCCCGCGTTCCTGGTGTGGGCCGTGGCCGGCGTCGCGTTTCTCGTCTGGCTGTGGCGGGCGCGGATCAACGCCGAGCTGATCAGCGGTGCCGCCGCGCACCGCCGGTCCCGGGGCTGGACGATCGGCGCCTGGCTGACCCCCATAGCCAACCTGTGGTTTCCCTACCAGATCGTGTCGGACATCTGGCAGGCCAGTGCGCCCCGGCAGCCGGCCCCGGGCACCCTGGTGAAGGCTTGGTGGGTGCTGTTCGTGGCCTCGGTGTACCTCGTGAAGCCGATCCAGTGGCGCATGGCCGCGCAGGAGGGCAGCGAGCAGGACCTGCTGGCCAACGCGAACATGTCCACCCTGCTGACGGCGCTCTACCTGGGAGCCGGTGTCCTGCTCATCCTCGTCATCAGGCGCATCACCGAGTGGCAGACCAACAGGCCTGTGCAGAACGCGGGGTGA
- a CDS encoding peptidylprolyl isomerase: MAEQLYATLKTNHGDIVVQLFPNHAPETVRNFVELAQGTREWRNPSTGEKTNAPLYDGTIFHRVISGFMIQGGDPLGNGTGGPGYQFKDEFHPDLGFNKPYLLAMANAGPGTNGSQFFITVSPTTWLTRKHTIFGEVTDPASQKVVDAIAGTKTNPRNDRPVQDVVIESVVIETRQS; encoded by the coding sequence GTGGCTGAGCAGCTTTACGCCACCCTGAAGACCAACCACGGCGACATCGTGGTCCAGCTTTTCCCGAACCACGCGCCGGAAACGGTCCGCAACTTCGTCGAGCTGGCCCAGGGCACGCGCGAGTGGAGGAACCCCAGCACGGGTGAGAAGACCAACGCGCCGCTCTACGACGGCACGATCTTCCACCGTGTCATCAGCGGCTTCATGATCCAGGGCGGCGACCCGCTGGGCAACGGCACCGGCGGCCCCGGCTACCAGTTCAAGGACGAGTTCCACCCGGACCTCGGCTTCAACAAGCCGTACCTGCTGGCCATGGCCAACGCCGGCCCGGGCACCAACGGCTCGCAGTTCTTCATCACCGTCTCCCCGACGACCTGGCTGACCCGCAAGCACACCATCTTCGGCGAGGTCACCGACCCGGCCAGCCAGAAGGTCGTCGACGCCATCGCCGGCACGAAGACCAATCCCCGCAACGACCGTCCGGTCCAGGACGTCGTCATCGAGTCGGTCGTCATCGAGACGCGCCAGAGCTGA
- a CDS encoding aminodeoxychorismate/anthranilate synthase component II produces MSARILVVDNYDSFVFNLVQYLYQLGAECEVLRNDEVSTAHAQDGFDGVLLSPGPGTPEQAGVCVDMVRHCAATGVPVFGVCLGMQSMQVAYGGVVDRAPELLHGKTSLVEHEGRGVFAGLPSPFTATRYHSLAAEPATVPAELEVTARTHDGIIMGLRHRELPVEGVQFHPESVLTEHGHRMLANWLVECGDQGAVARSAGLAPVVGRATA; encoded by the coding sequence GTGAGTGCGCGGATTCTCGTCGTCGACAACTACGACAGCTTCGTCTTCAACCTCGTCCAGTACCTGTATCAGCTGGGCGCCGAGTGCGAGGTGTTGCGCAACGACGAGGTGTCGACGGCGCACGCCCAGGACGGCTTCGACGGTGTGCTGCTCTCCCCTGGGCCGGGGACGCCGGAGCAGGCGGGCGTGTGCGTGGACATGGTCCGGCACTGCGCCGCGACCGGGGTGCCGGTCTTCGGTGTCTGCCTGGGTATGCAGTCGATGCAGGTGGCGTACGGCGGTGTGGTGGACCGGGCGCCCGAGCTGCTGCACGGCAAGACGTCGTTGGTGGAGCACGAGGGCAGGGGCGTCTTCGCGGGTCTGCCCTCGCCGTTCACGGCGACCCGCTATCACTCGCTGGCCGCCGAGCCGGCGACGGTCCCGGCCGAGCTGGAGGTGACCGCCCGCACCCACGACGGGATCATCATGGGGCTGCGGCACCGTGAGCTGCCGGTCGAGGGTGTGCAGTTCCATCCCGAGTCGGTGCTGACCGAGCACGGTCACCGGATGCTGGCCAACTGGCTGGTGGAGTGCGGCGATCAGGGTGCCGTGGCGAGGTCGGCGGGGCTTGCCCCGGTGGTGGGCAGGGCCACGGCGTGA
- a CDS encoding transferase produces MSSRLRMLARVVMLAAVVTAYVALQLAVSAGLDLRARDRFRDAPARAVAFVAAVDRCGAGDTAAGAGVREGEAWFRGNAPAGESRSAVVAAAREVRDGRGAVARRRVAGLAGRVERDQERLDRTLGSSGRVALLWAVAAGVLVGPAWWLRRRRRSGAARMAELVSRFAPRQPWWRRPVFLVASGVGYGLFATGSMAVSMAERNGYKYPLAVQILLLPCGLAALGAGLLILRRSRPRSARSAAQALRADGRTPVLYLRSFTDDETTAQVDDGMPVNLHSREEQLAAALGAVGPVIAVGMPEEPLPRLGAARFYLPRDDWQPVVLRLMELSRLIVLRLGLGDGLWWEVEQACATQPAHKLVLMVPGGLPGVAERLDEHLPKPARLDKPGKQDELGEQGELGKAVAGGSSISAASAASATPATAAASAASVTPEASATPAPPAPPAPPAPPAPPAPPAPSAAPPAPPAASAAPPAPPTPPTISAVITFGPDWTPQVYPVGAVTRRGVLARLVGFGRRTGLVATGVLTPGYQEVRAMKAALAAVGLRRRTMALRGNFALGASLWKGMLLVTVLGLLGWLVFRTLHLLVLW; encoded by the coding sequence GTGTCCTCCAGGTTACGGATGCTCGCTCGGGTGGTCATGCTGGCCGCCGTCGTCACGGCCTACGTCGCGCTGCAGTTGGCGGTGTCCGCCGGTCTGGATCTGCGGGCCCGCGACCGGTTCCGGGACGCCCCGGCGCGGGCCGTCGCTTTCGTCGCCGCTGTGGATCGCTGTGGCGCCGGGGACACGGCTGCGGGGGCCGGGGTCCGGGAGGGGGAGGCGTGGTTCAGGGGCAACGCGCCGGCGGGGGAGAGCCGGTCCGCGGTCGTTGCCGCTGCCCGTGAAGTCCGGGACGGCAGGGGGGCGGTCGCCCGTCGGCGCGTCGCCGGGCTCGCGGGGCGGGTGGAGCGGGATCAGGAGCGGCTCGACCGGACGCTCGGCTCGTCGGGGAGGGTGGCGCTGTTGTGGGCGGTGGCCGCCGGGGTGCTGGTCGGGCCGGCCTGGTGGCTGCGGCGTCGCCGCCGGTCGGGAGCCGCCCGGATGGCCGAGCTGGTCAGCCGGTTCGCCCCGCGTCAGCCGTGGTGGCGCAGGCCGGTGTTCCTGGTGGCCAGTGGTGTCGGGTACGGGCTGTTCGCGACGGGTTCCATGGCCGTCAGCATGGCGGAGCGGAACGGCTACAAGTACCCACTCGCGGTGCAGATCCTCCTCCTGCCCTGCGGGCTGGCCGCGCTGGGGGCGGGTCTGCTGATCCTGCGCCGCTCCCGTCCGCGCTCGGCGCGCAGCGCGGCCCAGGCGCTGCGGGCCGACGGCCGCACACCCGTGCTCTATCTGCGCAGCTTCACCGACGACGAGACCACGGCCCAGGTCGACGACGGGATGCCGGTCAACCTTCATTCGCGGGAGGAACAACTCGCGGCGGCGTTGGGCGCCGTCGGCCCCGTGATCGCGGTGGGCATGCCCGAGGAGCCGTTGCCGCGGCTGGGGGCGGCGCGGTTCTACCTGCCGCGTGACGACTGGCAGCCCGTGGTGCTGCGGCTGATGGAGCTGTCCCGGCTCATCGTGTTGCGCCTGGGTCTGGGCGACGGGCTGTGGTGGGAGGTCGAGCAGGCCTGCGCCACCCAGCCCGCCCACAAGCTCGTCCTGATGGTGCCGGGCGGACTGCCGGGCGTGGCCGAACGGCTGGACGAGCATCTGCCGAAGCCGGCCCGGCTGGACAAGCCGGGCAAGCAAGACGAGCTAGGCGAGCAAGGCGAGCTGGGCAAGGCGGTCGCGGGCGGCTCTTCGATCTCTGCGGCTTCTGCGGCCTCTGCAACCCCCGCGACTGCCGCGGCCTCCGCGGCCTCTGTGACCCCCGAGGCCTCTGCAACCCCCGCGCCTCCCGCGCCTCCCGCGCCTCCCGCGCCTCCCGCGCCTCCCGCGCCTCCCGCGCCCTCCGCGGCGCCCCCTGCGCCCCCCGCGGCTTCTGCGGCGCCCCCCGCACCCCCCACACCCCCCACAATCTCTGCCGTCATCACCTTCGGCCCCGACTGGACTCCCCAGGTGTACCCGGTGGGCGCCGTGACGCGACGCGGCGTGCTCGCGCGGCTCGTGGGCTTTGGCAGGCGGACGGGGCTGGTGGCGACGGGTGTGCTCACGCCCGGGTACCAAGAGGTCCGCGCCATGAAGGCCGCTCTGGCGGCGGTGGGACTTCGTAGACGGACGATGGCCCTGCGCGGCAACTTCGCTCTGGGGGCCTCGTTGTGGAAAGGCATGTTGCTGGTCACGGTCCTGGGCCTGCTGGGCTGGCTCGTGTTCCGCACCCTGCACCTGCTCGTTCTCTGGTAG
- a CDS encoding class E sortase, producing MRVIVRTVSELCITVGTLIVLFVAYALFWTGVRADGAMSDQIDQLHRQWSKGSMRPAASAGGSSGEQQAAVTRPAPYHYGKAFAIMYVPRLGFTWNKPVLEGTGRDVLAKGLAHYAGTAQLGQEGNFAVAGHRRTYGDPFKDFPELRPGDAVVLTDGTTWFTYRIDKGPYKTVPTDVEVIEPVPRKSGYTRPGRYLTLTTCDPEWGHSHRLIVWAHLDSTQSVDAGEPRALRR from the coding sequence GTGCGCGTGATCGTCCGGACCGTCAGCGAGCTGTGCATCACCGTCGGCACCTTGATCGTGCTCTTTGTCGCCTATGCGCTGTTCTGGACGGGCGTGCGGGCCGACGGTGCCATGAGCGACCAGATCGACCAGCTGCACCGGCAGTGGTCGAAGGGAAGCATGCGGCCGGCGGCCTCTGCGGGCGGCTCTTCGGGCGAGCAGCAGGCCGCCGTGACGAGACCGGCGCCGTACCACTACGGCAAGGCCTTCGCGATCATGTACGTTCCGCGGCTTGGTTTCACGTGGAACAAGCCGGTCCTGGAGGGCACCGGCCGGGACGTGCTGGCGAAGGGTCTCGCCCACTATGCGGGCACCGCGCAGCTCGGCCAGGAAGGGAACTTCGCGGTGGCCGGTCATCGGCGCACCTATGGCGATCCGTTCAAGGACTTCCCGGAGCTGCGTCCCGGGGACGCCGTCGTGCTCACGGACGGGACGACCTGGTTCACGTATCGGATCGACAAAGGGCCTTACAAAACCGTGCCGACGGACGTTGAGGTGATCGAACCTGTGCCACGTAAGTCCGGGTATACGCGTCCGGGCCGGTATCTGACGCTGACCACGTGCGATCCGGAATGGGGGCACAGTCACCGCCTGATCGTCTGGGCGCACCTGGACTCCACACAGTCTGTGGACGCAGGAGAACCGAGGGCTCTGCGCCGTTAG
- a CDS encoding rhomboid family intramembrane serine protease yields MDEAAAAAQDAQRAPVCYRHPDRETGVRCTRCERPICPECMVSASVGFQCPECVRGGSGTGHAPAAARPRTLAGGTITADPRLVTKILIGLNAAVFLAQLSLGDTFTNRFELIGRAQFSLFGPVEGIAEGQYYRLLTAMFLHSPTSYTHILFNMLSLWWIGGPLEAALGRARYLALYFTAGLAGSALTYLLAEPNAPSLGASGAIFGLFGATGVLMRRLNYDLRPLIGLLVINLIITFYPGFNIAWQAHIGGLVAGVAVGYAMVHAPRERRTLVQYGICAAVLAVVVVLTLVRTTQLT; encoded by the coding sequence ATGGACGAGGCCGCAGCCGCCGCACAGGACGCCCAGCGCGCCCCCGTGTGCTACCGGCACCCGGACCGCGAGACCGGTGTGCGCTGCACCCGCTGCGAGCGCCCCATCTGCCCCGAATGCATGGTCAGCGCCTCCGTCGGCTTCCAGTGCCCCGAATGCGTACGCGGCGGCAGCGGCACCGGACACGCACCGGCCGCCGCCCGGCCGCGCACCCTCGCCGGCGGCACGATCACGGCCGACCCCCGACTCGTCACCAAGATCCTCATCGGCCTCAACGCCGCCGTCTTCCTGGCCCAGCTCTCCCTCGGCGACACCTTCACCAACCGCTTCGAACTGATCGGCCGCGCCCAGTTCTCCCTGTTCGGCCCCGTCGAAGGCATCGCCGAAGGGCAGTACTACCGCCTGCTCACCGCGATGTTCCTGCACTCGCCGACGAGCTACACCCACATCCTCTTCAACATGCTCAGCCTGTGGTGGATCGGCGGCCCCCTGGAGGCAGCCCTCGGCCGCGCCCGCTATCTCGCCCTGTACTTCACCGCGGGCCTGGCCGGCAGCGCGCTCACCTATCTCCTCGCCGAGCCCAACGCACCCTCGCTCGGCGCCTCCGGAGCGATCTTCGGCCTCTTCGGCGCCACCGGCGTCCTGATGCGCCGCCTCAACTACGACCTGCGCCCGCTCATCGGCCTGCTGGTGATCAACCTGATCATCACCTTCTACCCGGGCTTCAACATCGCCTGGCAGGCCCACATCGGCGGCCTCGTCGCCGGTGTCGCCGTCGGCTATGCGATGGTCCACGCCCCGCGCGAGCGGCGGACGCTGGTCCAGTACGGCATCTGTGCGGCCGTCCTCGCCGTCGTGGTGGTGCTCACGCTGGTCAGGACCACTCAGCTCACCTGA
- a CDS encoding AMP-binding protein: MSEQQPYGLHERFLRGLAIAADRPALRIASVTTSYRELHQQALIWAGSLGDARTVGVLADKTVTAYAGILGALYAGATVVPLHPDFPVARTRHMLELSGATAVIADAHGESVLADLGYETAVPAVVVPDPACALAEPHRGTARTDNAYMLFTSGSTGRPKGVPISHGSTRHYFELLDQQYRFTSDDIFSQTFDLNFDCAMFDLFCAWGNGATVDVTPQTAYLDLPAYLREHGVTVWFATPSSIPLVRRMGGLTPGALSGLRWSFFAGEALRARDAADWQAAAPASTLENIYGPTELTVTITGHRWDPATSPGRCVNGLVPIGRVHDGHDHTLVGADDRESPVEGELLITGPQMTTGYLDPSDDAGRFVERDGRRWYRTGDRVRRLADGELVYLGRLDSQVQVQGWRVELAEIEHGLRTCPGVEEAVAVGAGTPAGTVLVVYYTGESRPAAQLARALRDVLPKGMLPRRFEHLAELPLNSNRKVDRQGLTQRASDLLARSAV; encoded by the coding sequence TTGAGCGAGCAGCAACCCTACGGCCTCCACGAGCGCTTCCTGCGCGGACTGGCCATCGCCGCCGACCGCCCGGCCCTGCGCATAGCCTCCGTGACGACCAGCTACCGGGAACTGCACCAGCAGGCCCTCATCTGGGCGGGGTCCCTCGGCGACGCGAGGACCGTCGGTGTCCTCGCGGACAAAACCGTGACCGCGTACGCGGGCATCCTCGGTGCCCTGTACGCGGGCGCCACCGTCGTCCCGCTGCACCCCGACTTCCCGGTCGCGCGCACCCGGCACATGCTCGAACTGTCCGGCGCCACCGCTGTGATCGCCGATGCACACGGGGAGTCGGTCCTGGCTGATCTGGGCTACGAGACGGCCGTCCCCGCCGTCGTAGTCCCAGATCCGGCGTGTGCCCTGGCTGAACCGCACCGCGGCACTGCTCGCACCGACAATGCCTACATGCTGTTCACCTCCGGCTCCACCGGCCGCCCGAAGGGCGTCCCCATCAGCCACGGCAGCACACGCCATTACTTCGAACTCCTCGACCAGCAATACCGCTTCACGTCGGACGACATCTTCTCGCAGACCTTCGACCTGAATTTCGATTGCGCGATGTTCGATTTGTTCTGCGCCTGGGGCAACGGCGCCACCGTCGACGTCACCCCGCAGACCGCCTACCTCGACCTGCCCGCCTACCTCAGGGAGCACGGCGTCACCGTGTGGTTCGCCACGCCCAGCTCCATCCCCCTCGTCCGCCGCATGGGCGGCCTGACTCCGGGCGCGCTGTCAGGCCTGCGGTGGAGCTTCTTCGCCGGGGAGGCGCTGCGCGCGCGCGACGCCGCCGACTGGCAGGCCGCGGCACCCGCCTCCACCCTGGAGAACATCTACGGTCCGACCGAGCTGACGGTCACCATCACCGGCCACCGCTGGGACCCCGCGACCTCCCCCGGACGCTGCGTGAACGGGCTCGTCCCCATTGGGCGCGTGCATGACGGACACGACCACACCCTCGTCGGCGCCGATGACCGAGAGAGTCCTGTCGAAGGGGAACTGCTCATCACCGGACCGCAGATGACGACCGGCTACCTCGATCCGTCCGACGATGCGGGCCGTTTCGTAGAGCGTGATGGCCGTCGCTGGTACCGCACCGGCGACCGGGTGCGTCGGCTGGCCGACGGCGAGCTGGTCTACTTGGGGCGCCTCGACTCTCAGGTGCAGGTGCAGGGCTGGCGCGTGGAACTCGCCGAGATCGAACACGGACTGCGCACCTGCCCGGGCGTGGAGGAGGCCGTCGCCGTCGGCGCCGGCACCCCGGCAGGCACCGTACTCGTTGTCTACTACACCGGCGAATCTCGACCCGCCGCCCAGCTCGCCCGCGCTCTACGGGATGTGCTGCCCAAGGGCATGCTGCCCCGCCGCTTCGAGCACTTGGCGGAGCTCCCGTTGAACTCCAACCGCAAGGTGGACCGCCAAGGGCTCACCCAGCGGGCCTCGGACCTCCTCGCCCGCTCCGCCGTCTGA